In a single window of the Micromonospora sp. WMMD1155 genome:
- a CDS encoding GNAT family N-acetyltransferase, whose amino-acid sequence MSAAVALTSTPGEDASASAAAARVRVAVLTELDDLRAVHRLLISIWQPAPDNPPTTPELLRALSLAGNYVAGAFDGSELVGACVGFFAAPERRELHSHIAGVSATVLGRGVGHALKLHQRAWALQQGATTIAWTFDPLVGRNAYFNLVKLAATPTRYLTNFYGSMHDRINGDDDTDRLLLHWNLTEPEVRQASAGSVRRWDAAARRRAGAAVALDRDADGAPVIGSITGDDVLVATPEDIEKLRVTDPATARQWRRALREVLGSLLAEDATVLGFDRAGWYLLTRDSATRRDG is encoded by the coding sequence GTGAGTGCGGCCGTTGCGCTGACCAGCACCCCCGGGGAGGACGCCTCGGCCTCCGCGGCGGCGGCCCGGGTCCGCGTCGCGGTACTGACCGAGCTCGACGACCTGCGCGCCGTGCATCGGCTGCTGATCAGCATCTGGCAACCGGCTCCGGACAATCCACCGACGACGCCCGAGCTTCTGCGCGCTCTCAGCCTGGCGGGCAACTACGTGGCCGGCGCGTTCGACGGCAGTGAGCTCGTCGGGGCGTGCGTGGGCTTCTTCGCCGCCCCGGAGCGCCGCGAACTGCACAGTCACATCGCCGGAGTCTCGGCCACCGTCCTGGGCCGCGGGGTGGGACACGCTCTCAAGCTGCACCAGCGGGCCTGGGCGCTGCAGCAGGGCGCGACCACGATCGCGTGGACGTTCGATCCGCTCGTCGGCCGTAACGCGTACTTCAATCTGGTGAAGCTGGCGGCGACGCCGACGCGTTACCTGACGAACTTCTACGGCAGCATGCATGACCGGATCAACGGCGACGACGACACCGATCGCCTGCTTCTGCACTGGAATCTCACCGAGCCTGAGGTACGGCAGGCGTCGGCTGGCAGCGTACGCCGATGGGACGCCGCGGCACGGCGGCGAGCCGGTGCGGCGGTGGCCCTCGACCGGGATGCCGACGGTGCGCCGGTGATCGGCAGCATCACCGGCGACGACGTGCTCGTGGCCACCCCTGAGGACATCGAGAAGCTACGGGTGACCGACCCGGCAACCGCCCGCCAGTGGCGCCGGGCACTGCGGGAGGTCCTGGGCTCATTGCTGGCCGAAGACGCGACGGTCCTCGGATTCGACCGGGCAGGGTGGTACCTGCTGACGCGTGACAGTGCGACGAGGAGAGATGGATGA
- the menC gene encoding o-succinylbenzoate synthase encodes MKLTGIELRRVRMPLVAPFRTSFGVEHDRDILLVRAVTDEAEGWGECVAMADPLYSSEYVEAAADVLRRYLIPALADRPPADATAVGPTLHRFKGHRMAKAALETAVLDAELRAGRRSLARELGAVRDRVPAGVSVGIMDSVDRLLSDVEGYLDEGYLRIKLKIQPGWDVEPVRAVRERFGDDVLLQVDANTAYTLGDVALLAALDPFGLLLIEQPLDEEDILGHATLARQVRTPICLDESIVSARAAADAIRLGACRIVNVKPGRVGGYLEARRIHDVCAAHGVPVWCGGMLETGIGRAANVALAALPNFTLPGDTSASGRYYRTDLTEPFVLDDGHLAVPDGIGIGVAPVPEILAEMTTSLEWLPVA; translated from the coding sequence ATGAAACTCACCGGCATCGAGTTGCGCCGTGTCCGCATGCCGTTGGTGGCACCGTTTCGGACCTCGTTCGGCGTCGAACACGACCGAGACATCCTGTTGGTTCGCGCGGTCACGGACGAGGCGGAAGGCTGGGGAGAGTGCGTGGCGATGGCCGACCCGCTCTACTCCAGCGAATACGTCGAGGCCGCCGCGGATGTCCTGCGTCGGTATCTGATCCCCGCCCTCGCTGACCGGCCACCTGCCGACGCGACGGCTGTCGGCCCGACGCTGCATCGGTTCAAGGGACACCGCATGGCGAAGGCGGCGTTGGAGACGGCGGTGCTCGACGCGGAACTGCGGGCCGGTCGCCGGAGCCTGGCTCGTGAGCTCGGTGCGGTGCGGGACAGGGTTCCCGCCGGCGTCTCGGTCGGCATCATGGACTCGGTCGACAGACTCTTGTCCGATGTGGAGGGCTACCTCGACGAGGGCTACCTCCGGATCAAGCTGAAGATCCAGCCCGGCTGGGACGTCGAGCCGGTCCGCGCGGTGCGGGAACGCTTCGGCGACGACGTACTCCTGCAGGTCGACGCGAACACCGCGTACACGCTCGGGGATGTCGCGCTGCTGGCCGCGCTCGACCCGTTCGGGCTGTTGCTGATCGAGCAGCCGCTCGACGAGGAGGACATCCTGGGTCACGCGACGCTGGCGCGGCAGGTGCGTACCCCCATCTGCCTCGATGAGTCGATCGTCTCGGCGCGGGCCGCCGCGGATGCGATCCGCCTCGGCGCGTGCCGGATCGTCAACGTCAAGCCGGGTCGGGTCGGTGGCTATCTCGAGGCCAGACGCATTCACGACGTCTGCGCGGCCCATGGTGTACCGGTGTGGTGCGGCGGCATGCTCGAGACCGGTATCGGTCGAGCGGCCAACGTGGCGCTCGCGGCGTTGCCGAACTTCACCTTGCCGGGGGACACCTCCGCCTCCGGCCGTTACTACCGAACGGATCTGACCGAGCCGTTCGTCCTGGACGACGGACACCTCGCCGTGCCCGACGGCATCGGCATCGGCGTGGCTCCGGTGCCGGAGATCCTCGCCGAGATGACGACGTCGCTCGAATGGCTACCCGTGGCCTGA
- a CDS encoding helix-turn-helix domain-containing protein, which translates to MQPRASLGRILDDLGATLLDLVHGDSHTGAPIGGVSIHDPLDEVVLPPHALVLGVGLREVHEIADLLRALGTHGAAGLVVRGPLADSDSLRSASQESGVALLALTRGASWAQLTALLRSMLGQGDVGDAGPETLGGMPSGDLFAVANAVAALVDAPVTIEDPDSRVLAFSGRQEEADESRVETILGRQVPERYARLLTESGVIHDVRHSEQPVFVAPLPSLPTFLVPRVAVAVRAGDEFLGSIWAAVRKPLSPDRSRAFSDAAKLVALHLLRLRAGADVARRLRTDLVSTALEGGSGAREALARLGLTDQPLVVLALAPTERITSGVDDRSGVVAQRQRLGDALAMHLGTVHPASAVALLGDVTYGLLPVGRDAPAKQAARVASGFLDRIGTRLPAMAGVSPVANTPTDLPAARTSADRALRVLCAGRGGSRRVAHLADVYTESLLLDMGDAIAARGDAPSGVVARLIAYDAEHQSSLVETLSAWLDAFGDVVAAAAALHVHPNTFRYRLRRLAELGGLDLTDPHARFGVMLQLRVFGL; encoded by the coding sequence ATGCAGCCTCGGGCGAGCCTGGGCCGGATCCTCGACGACCTCGGCGCCACGTTGCTCGATCTGGTCCACGGCGACTCGCACACCGGCGCACCGATCGGCGGCGTCTCGATCCACGACCCGTTGGACGAGGTCGTTCTGCCGCCGCACGCCCTGGTGCTCGGCGTCGGCCTGCGGGAAGTCCACGAGATCGCCGACCTGCTGCGTGCGCTCGGCACGCACGGCGCCGCCGGTCTCGTGGTCCGGGGTCCCCTGGCCGACTCCGACAGCCTGCGATCAGCCTCCCAGGAGTCCGGGGTGGCGCTGCTCGCGCTGACCCGCGGCGCATCCTGGGCGCAGCTCACCGCCCTGCTGCGGTCCATGCTCGGTCAGGGCGACGTCGGCGACGCCGGACCGGAGACTCTCGGCGGGATGCCCTCCGGGGATCTGTTCGCGGTGGCCAACGCGGTCGCGGCCCTGGTCGATGCGCCGGTCACCATCGAGGACCCGGACTCCCGGGTGCTGGCGTTCTCCGGGCGTCAGGAGGAGGCCGACGAGTCCCGGGTGGAGACGATCCTCGGTCGGCAGGTGCCGGAACGGTACGCCCGACTGTTGACCGAATCCGGAGTCATCCACGACGTGCGCCACAGCGAACAACCGGTGTTCGTGGCACCGCTGCCCAGCCTGCCCACCTTCCTGGTGCCGCGCGTCGCCGTGGCGGTCCGCGCGGGCGACGAGTTCCTCGGCTCCATCTGGGCAGCCGTACGCAAGCCGCTGAGCCCGGACCGGTCCCGGGCCTTCAGCGACGCGGCGAAACTGGTCGCCCTGCACCTGCTGCGGCTACGGGCCGGCGCGGACGTCGCACGGCGGTTGCGGACCGACCTGGTCAGCACGGCGCTGGAGGGAGGCTCGGGCGCTCGGGAGGCCCTGGCCCGGCTGGGGCTCACCGATCAGCCGCTGGTGGTGCTCGCGCTCGCGCCGACCGAGCGGATCACCTCGGGCGTCGATGACCGATCCGGGGTCGTCGCGCAACGCCAACGCCTCGGAGACGCGCTGGCGATGCATCTGGGCACGGTGCATCCAGCCAGTGCGGTCGCCCTGCTCGGCGATGTGACGTACGGGCTGTTGCCGGTCGGCCGCGACGCGCCGGCGAAGCAGGCGGCCCGGGTGGCCTCCGGGTTCCTCGATCGGATCGGCACCCGACTGCCGGCGATGGCCGGTGTGAGCCCGGTGGCGAACACACCCACCGACCTGCCCGCCGCCCGCACCAGCGCGGACCGGGCGCTTCGCGTGCTGTGCGCCGGGCGGGGCGGTTCGCGCCGGGTCGCTCACCTCGCCGACGTGTACACCGAGTCGCTGCTGCTCGACATGGGCGACGCCATCGCGGCCCGTGGGGACGCACCCAGCGGCGTGGTGGCGCGGTTGATCGCGTACGACGCGGAGCACCAGTCCAGCCTCGTCGAGACGCTGTCGGCCTGGCTGGACGCGTTCGGTGACGTGGTCGCGGCGGCAGCGGCGTTGCACGTGCATCCCAACACCTTCCGGTACCGGCTGCGGCGCCTCGCCGAGCTGGGCGGCCTGGATCTGACCGATCCGCACGCACGCTTCGGCGTGATGCTCCAGCTGCGCGTGTTCGGTCTCTGA
- a CDS encoding serine hydrolase domain-containing protein, whose protein sequence is MNLEQRLATIAERHGVPGAAVGILHGDTVTEAAYGVLNRATGVAATTDSLFQIGSITKVWTATVVMRLVDDGLLDLDAPLVDVLPELLLRDADVTGKLTMRHLLTHTSGIDGDIFTDTGRGDDCLEKYVALLGDAALTHPLGATWSYSNSGYSLAGRVIEKLTGDTWDAALRELLFRPLGLTHTVTLPEEALLFRTAVGHLPGTDGKPEPASQWGIPRSAGPAGGVTATVADVLRFARMHLNGGRSAAGTAVLSAAATTAMAAHQVELPDKHTVGDSWGLGWERTAWDGHRVIGHDGNTIGQAAFLRLLPERDIAVALLTNGGNASKLYEELYREIFAEIADVAVPHPLGPPDEPVAMDVTPYAGLYERASIRQEVLTGGDGPILRVSVTGPLAEVLKDQNVDYRMVAVAPDLFVCQDPTTGNWMAATFYQIESGERYVHFGARATPRIG, encoded by the coding sequence ATGAACCTCGAACAGCGGCTCGCCACCATCGCAGAACGTCACGGCGTCCCCGGCGCCGCCGTGGGCATCCTGCACGGTGACACCGTCACCGAAGCCGCCTACGGTGTCCTGAACCGGGCGACCGGCGTGGCCGCCACCACCGACTCGCTGTTCCAGATCGGGTCGATCACCAAGGTGTGGACCGCGACCGTGGTCATGCGGCTGGTCGACGACGGGCTGCTGGATCTCGACGCGCCGCTGGTCGACGTGCTCCCGGAGCTGCTGCTCCGCGACGCCGACGTGACCGGGAAGCTGACCATGCGCCATCTGCTGACGCACACCAGCGGCATCGACGGTGACATCTTCACCGACACCGGCCGCGGCGACGACTGCCTCGAGAAGTACGTCGCACTGCTGGGCGACGCCGCCCTGACCCACCCGCTCGGCGCCACCTGGTCGTACTCGAACTCGGGGTACTCGCTGGCCGGCAGGGTGATCGAGAAGCTGACCGGCGACACCTGGGACGCGGCACTGCGGGAGCTGCTGTTCCGACCGCTCGGGCTGACACACACCGTCACGTTGCCGGAGGAGGCGCTGCTGTTCCGTACGGCGGTCGGCCATCTGCCCGGCACCGACGGGAAGCCGGAACCGGCGTCGCAGTGGGGCATCCCCCGATCCGCCGGCCCGGCCGGCGGCGTCACCGCCACCGTCGCCGACGTCCTCCGCTTCGCCCGCATGCATCTGAACGGTGGCAGATCCGCCGCCGGCACCGCGGTGCTCAGCGCCGCCGCGACCACCGCGATGGCCGCCCACCAGGTGGAACTGCCCGACAAGCACACTGTCGGTGACTCCTGGGGGCTCGGCTGGGAGCGGACGGCCTGGGACGGCCACCGGGTCATCGGTCACGACGGCAACACCATCGGCCAGGCCGCCTTCCTGCGCCTGCTGCCCGAGCGCGATATCGCCGTGGCACTGCTCACCAACGGCGGTAACGCTTCGAAACTGTACGAGGAGCTGTACCGGGAGATCTTCGCCGAGATCGCCGACGTGGCCGTGCCGCACCCACTCGGACCACCGGACGAGCCGGTGGCGATGGACGTGACCCCGTACGCGGGGCTCTACGAGCGGGCCAGCATCCGGCAGGAGGTGCTCACCGGCGGGGACGGCCCGATCCTGCGGGTATCCGTGACCGGGCCGCTCGCGGAGGTGCTCAAGGACCAGAACGTCGACTACCGCATGGTCGCGGTCGCTCCGGACCTGTTCGTCTGCCAGGACCCGACGACCGGCAACTGGATGGCCGCCACGTTCTACCAGATCGAGAGCGGGGAACGCTACGTTCACTTCGGCGCCCGCGCCACACCCCGGATCGGGTGA
- a CDS encoding dipeptide/oligopeptide/nickel ABC transporter permease/ATP-binding protein, with protein sequence MLRSPLGILAVVLLTVVLGLTVLAYPLWHARAHTVVPAEILQGPSARHPAGTDLLGRDILARVLVATRLSVGLALAATGIGVAIGLLFGAATALAGKRFGRWIGTLVNIAVAFPNLLLALFFAVIFGVGAKGAVLAIGFATAPGFARLTQTLAAAVSGRDFIAAARIAGVGRVRILFRHVLPNIAEPLVVTATSAAGGALLAFAGLSFLGLGVQAPSYDWGRLLGEGLTQIYIHPAGALAAGLAVVVAALAFNLAGEVAARALSSQDARHGLRRSPGSEPAPVVPMGEPTVLAVENLSVSFPADEGFVTPVRGVSMTLRRGESVGIVGESGSGKSLTALAIARLVESPGLVRADRLDFLGTDLRAADSRSVRGLLGTSLAMVFQDPMTSLNPIQRIGRQLAEVAERHQRMNRRRAWDRAVERLDAVRIPAAARRARQLPHELSGGMRQRAMIGMGIMAQPSLIIADEPTTALDVTVQRQVLELLAEVRGGNQAALLFISHDITVVAEVCVRVLVMYAGHIVEDLPSAALLHDARHPYTRALAAAVPTMETDREQPLAVIPGRPADPRRPAAGCPFAPRCPLATEQCHEQNPPLAEYGTAHRVACWHADLAPAVAPVTVSEGDLR encoded by the coding sequence GTGCTGCGCAGTCCGCTGGGCATCCTCGCCGTGGTGCTGTTGACGGTGGTGCTCGGCCTCACCGTGCTGGCGTACCCGCTGTGGCACGCCCGCGCGCACACGGTGGTGCCGGCGGAGATCCTGCAGGGTCCGTCCGCCCGGCACCCGGCCGGAACCGACCTGCTCGGCCGGGACATCCTGGCCCGGGTGCTGGTGGCGACCCGGCTGTCAGTCGGCCTGGCGCTCGCCGCCACCGGCATCGGCGTGGCCATCGGCCTGCTGTTCGGCGCGGCCACAGCGCTGGCCGGAAAGCGGTTCGGACGCTGGATCGGCACGCTCGTCAACATCGCGGTGGCGTTCCCGAATCTGCTGCTGGCGCTGTTCTTCGCGGTGATCTTCGGGGTCGGGGCGAAGGGCGCGGTACTGGCCATCGGGTTCGCGACCGCACCGGGCTTCGCCCGGCTCACCCAGACGCTCGCCGCGGCTGTCTCCGGGCGCGACTTCATCGCCGCCGCCCGCATCGCCGGAGTGGGCCGGGTCCGGATCCTCTTCCGGCACGTGCTGCCCAACATCGCCGAGCCCCTCGTGGTCACCGCCACCTCGGCCGCCGGCGGCGCGCTGCTGGCGTTCGCCGGCCTGTCGTTCCTCGGGCTGGGTGTGCAGGCACCGTCCTACGACTGGGGACGGCTGCTCGGCGAGGGCCTGACACAGATCTACATCCATCCCGCGGGGGCGCTCGCGGCAGGGCTCGCCGTCGTCGTCGCGGCGTTGGCGTTCAACCTCGCCGGGGAGGTCGCGGCTCGGGCGCTCAGCTCGCAGGACGCCCGGCACGGTCTCCGGCGGTCACCCGGGTCGGAACCGGCTCCCGTCGTACCGATGGGGGAACCGACGGTGCTGGCCGTGGAGAACCTCAGCGTCTCCTTCCCGGCCGACGAGGGGTTCGTCACTCCCGTACGCGGAGTCAGCATGACACTACGACGGGGTGAGTCGGTCGGCATCGTCGGCGAATCCGGTTCCGGCAAGAGCCTGACCGCGCTGGCGATCGCCCGGCTCGTGGAGAGTCCGGGCCTGGTGCGGGCCGACCGGCTCGACTTCCTCGGCACCGACCTGCGGGCCGCAGACTCCCGCTCGGTGCGCGGCCTGCTCGGCACCTCGCTCGCGATGGTCTTCCAGGACCCGATGACGTCGTTGAACCCGATCCAGCGAATCGGCCGTCAGCTCGCCGAGGTGGCCGAACGGCACCAGCGGATGAACCGACGCAGGGCCTGGGACCGGGCGGTGGAGCGGCTCGATGCCGTACGCATTCCCGCGGCTGCCCGGCGCGCCCGGCAACTGCCGCACGAGTTGTCCGGCGGCATGCGCCAGCGGGCGATGATCGGCATGGGCATCATGGCCCAGCCCTCGTTGATCATCGCCGACGAGCCGACCACGGCGCTCGACGTGACAGTGCAACGGCAGGTGCTGGAACTCCTGGCCGAGGTGCGCGGCGGCAACCAGGCCGCCCTCCTGTTCATCAGCCACGACATCACCGTCGTCGCCGAGGTGTGCGTGCGGGTGCTGGTCATGTATGCCGGTCACATCGTCGAGGATCTGCCCAGCGCGGCGCTGCTCCACGACGCGCGGCACCCGTACACCCGGGCACTGGCCGCCGCCGTGCCCACCATGGAGACCGACCGGGAACAACCACTCGCCGTGATCCCCGGCCGCCCGGCTGATCCGCGCCGACCAGCCGCCGGCTGCCCGTTCGCCCCCCGCTGCCCGCTGGCCACCGAACAGTGCCACGAGCAGAACCCGCCACTGGCCGAGTACGGCACCGCGCACCGCGTCGCGTGCTGGCACGCCGATCTCGCACCGGCGGTGGCACCCGTCACCGTTTCGGAAGGAGACCTGAGATGA
- a CDS encoding ATP-binding cassette domain-containing protein gives MPELVFEDVTVRFGTRRRGTVAVDSVNLTVPAGAVVGLVGESGSGKSTLARAAAGLTPVTGGRILLDGQPLDAVRARGRRPLQMVFQDPYSALDPRMAIGASIAEAVPRGSTTAQRRAEVARLLGLVDLPPEMSTAGPDQLSGGQRQRVALARALAGQPEVLVADEITSALDVSIQGAVLNMVRDLQRRMRLTMLFISHNLAVVRYVSDFVAVMHQGRIVEYGPVDDVLTDPRDPYTRDLLAAIPHAGV, from the coding sequence GTGCCCGAGCTTGTCTTCGAGGACGTCACCGTACGGTTCGGCACCCGCCGACGCGGGACGGTGGCGGTCGACAGTGTGAACCTGACGGTGCCGGCCGGAGCGGTCGTCGGCCTGGTCGGCGAGTCCGGCTCGGGCAAGTCCACACTGGCCCGCGCCGCGGCCGGGCTGACGCCCGTCACCGGCGGCCGGATCCTGCTCGACGGGCAACCGCTGGACGCGGTTCGGGCGCGCGGACGACGTCCGCTGCAGATGGTCTTCCAGGACCCGTACTCCGCACTCGATCCCCGGATGGCGATCGGCGCGTCGATCGCCGAGGCCGTGCCCCGCGGCAGCACCACGGCGCAGCGCCGTGCCGAGGTCGCGCGGCTGCTCGGCCTCGTCGACCTGCCGCCCGAGATGTCCACCGCCGGCCCGGATCAACTGTCCGGCGGTCAACGGCAGCGGGTCGCGCTCGCGCGGGCGCTCGCCGGGCAACCCGAGGTCCTGGTGGCCGACGAGATCACCTCCGCGCTGGACGTCTCCATTCAGGGTGCCGTGCTCAACATGGTCCGGGACCTGCAGCGGCGGATGCGGTTGACAATGCTGTTCATCTCGCACAACCTCGCGGTGGTGCGCTACGTCAGCGACTTCGTGGCGGTCATGCACCAGGGCCGGATCGTCGAGTACGGCCCGGTGGACGACGTGCTGACGGATCCGCGGGACCCGTACACCCGCGACCTGCTCGCCGCGATTCCACACGCCGGGGTGTAG
- a CDS encoding M20/M25/M40 family metallo-hydrolase codes for MSLRERLTRRLPHMLEDIAELVECESPSADLAAVARSADVLAAVGQRRLGVPPERIVLDGHTHLRWRFGSGPPTVLLLGHHDTVWPIGSLRDRPYEVTDGILRGPGCFDMKVGIVQALHAVAELDDRDGVTLLVTGDEELGSPSSRSLIEQEAAGAAAALVLEASAARGALKTARKGMSRYVVHVEGLAAHAGLEPERGINAGVEVAHQILAVLALADPSRGTSVVPTTMSAGSAGNTVPANGTFVVDVRVHDIDEQRRVDLALRKLQPVVPGTRLNVEGGPNRPPLPSSASEALYERAAAAARDLGLPVPGRAAVGGASDGNLTAGVGTPTLDGLGAVGGGAHADSEHVVVAEIPHRAALVAALTRALLEQP; via the coding sequence ATGAGCCTGCGGGAACGCCTCACCCGTCGTCTGCCGCACATGCTGGAGGACATCGCGGAGCTGGTCGAGTGCGAGTCGCCATCGGCCGACCTCGCCGCCGTGGCCCGAAGCGCCGACGTCCTGGCTGCCGTCGGGCAGCGGCGGCTCGGCGTGCCACCGGAGAGGATCGTTCTCGACGGGCACACCCACCTGCGGTGGCGCTTCGGTTCCGGGCCGCCGACGGTGCTGCTGCTGGGTCACCACGACACGGTCTGGCCGATCGGTTCCCTTCGAGACCGACCGTACGAGGTGACGGACGGGATCCTGCGCGGTCCGGGGTGCTTCGACATGAAGGTCGGCATCGTCCAGGCACTGCATGCGGTTGCCGAGCTGGACGACCGTGACGGCGTGACGCTTCTCGTGACCGGCGACGAGGAGCTGGGATCGCCCAGCTCCCGATCACTCATCGAACAGGAGGCGGCGGGAGCCGCCGCAGCTCTGGTGTTGGAGGCTTCCGCCGCCCGTGGCGCTCTCAAGACCGCCCGCAAGGGCATGTCCCGCTACGTCGTGCACGTCGAGGGACTCGCCGCGCACGCCGGCCTGGAACCGGAACGCGGTATCAACGCCGGGGTCGAGGTCGCCCACCAGATCCTCGCCGTTCTCGCCCTGGCCGATCCGAGCCGAGGTACGAGCGTGGTGCCGACCACGATGTCCGCCGGAAGCGCGGGCAACACCGTTCCGGCGAACGGTACGTTCGTCGTGGACGTGCGCGTGCATGACATCGACGAGCAGCGACGGGTCGATCTCGCCCTGCGGAAGCTACAGCCGGTCGTTCCGGGCACCCGGCTGAACGTCGAGGGCGGGCCGAACCGACCTCCGCTGCCGTCTTCGGCGTCCGAGGCGCTGTACGAACGGGCTGCAGCAGCGGCGCGCGACCTCGGTCTGCCGGTCCCGGGGCGGGCCGCCGTCGGGGGCGCGTCGGACGGGAATCTCACCGCCGGCGTGGGCACGCCCACGCTGGACGGGCTCGGAGCGGTGGGCGGCGGGGCCCACGCCGACTCCGAGCACGTCGTGGTCGCGGAGATCCCGCACCGGGCGGCGTTGGTGGCCGCGCTCACCAGGGCACTACTGGAGCAGCCGTGA
- a CDS encoding serine hydrolase domain-containing protein, with the protein MVSPTGRTATRKERSTDINVELWQRRLAALAEQHRVPGATLGILRLRPDGPDELVEAAYGVLNVNTGVETTTDSVFQIGSVSKVWTATLAMQLVDEGLLDLDEPVVRVLPELALSDPTVAAAVTMRHLLAHTSGIDGDVFTDTGRGDDCLQKYVAALRDEAQNHPLGATWSYCNSGFVLAGLVIEKLTGMTWDAAVRTRLTEPLGLARTSTLPEEALLERTACGHTDSAEGPERVAQWMLPRALGPAGLINASVADLLRFARMHLTGGVAEDGTRVLSERSTAAMAAHEVDLPDRYTLGDSWGLGWIRFGWDGRRLIGHDGNTIGQSAFLRLLPEQNTAVALLTNGGSAGDLYRDLYREIFADIAGVTMPPPFTPPAEPVSVDVTPHLGTYERASTRLEVLDGADGPVLRMTVTGPLAELTPDPVQELALIAVGPDLFAIRLPDRDSWTPVTFYRLPTGERYLHLGVRATPKVT; encoded by the coding sequence GTGGTGTCGCCGACTGGCCGCACCGCCACCCGGAAAGAAAGGTCGACGGACATCAACGTTGAACTCTGGCAGCGTCGGCTGGCCGCGCTCGCCGAACAACACCGCGTTCCCGGCGCCACGCTCGGCATCCTGCGACTGCGCCCGGACGGACCGGACGAACTCGTCGAGGCCGCGTACGGCGTTCTCAATGTGAACACCGGGGTCGAGACGACCACCGATTCGGTGTTCCAGATCGGCTCCGTCAGCAAGGTGTGGACCGCGACCCTCGCGATGCAGTTGGTGGATGAGGGGCTACTCGATCTCGACGAGCCGGTGGTCCGGGTGCTGCCGGAACTCGCCCTGTCGGACCCGACGGTGGCCGCCGCGGTGACGATGCGTCACCTGCTCGCGCACACCAGCGGCATCGACGGCGACGTCTTCACCGACACCGGCCGCGGCGACGATTGTCTGCAGAAGTACGTGGCGGCGCTGCGCGACGAGGCGCAGAACCACCCGCTCGGTGCCACCTGGTCGTACTGCAACTCCGGGTTCGTGCTGGCCGGCCTCGTCATCGAGAAGCTCACCGGGATGACCTGGGACGCCGCTGTCCGGACCCGGCTTACCGAGCCGCTCGGGTTGGCGCGTACCAGCACGCTGCCCGAGGAGGCCCTGTTGGAACGGACGGCGTGCGGGCACACCGACAGCGCCGAGGGCCCGGAACGGGTCGCGCAGTGGATGCTCCCGCGTGCGCTCGGGCCGGCCGGCCTCATCAACGCCAGTGTCGCGGACCTGCTGCGCTTCGCCCGGATGCACCTCACCGGGGGTGTGGCGGAGGACGGCACCCGCGTGCTCAGCGAGCGCAGCACCGCCGCGATGGCGGCACACGAGGTCGACCTGCCCGACCGGTACACCCTCGGCGACTCGTGGGGTCTGGGCTGGATCCGCTTCGGCTGGGACGGGCGGCGGCTCATCGGCCACGACGGCAACACCATCGGGCAGTCGGCTTTTCTGCGGTTGCTGCCGGAGCAGAACACGGCGGTGGCGCTGCTGACCAACGGTGGGAGCGCCGGGGACCTCTACCGCGACCTGTACCGGGAGATCTTCGCCGACATCGCCGGTGTGACGATGCCACCACCGTTCACGCCGCCCGCCGAGCCGGTGTCGGTGGACGTGACACCGCACCTGGGCACGTACGAGCGAGCGAGCACTCGGCTGGAGGTTCTCGACGGTGCGGACGGCCCGGTGCTGCGGATGACCGTGACCGGCCCGCTCGCCGAGCTGACGCCCGATCCCGTCCAGGAACTGGCTCTGATCGCGGTCGGCCCGGATCTGTTCGCGATCCGTCTGCCGGACCGGGACTCCTGGACGCCGGTGACGTTCTACCGGCTGCCCACGGGGGAGCGGTACCTGCATCTCGGCGTCCGCGCCACGCCGAAGGTGACGTGA